In Streptomyces sp. P9-A4, the genomic window CTCCAGGTGCGCGGTCTGAAGAAGCACTTCCCGCTGACGCAGGGCATCCTGTTCAAGAAGCAGGTCGGCGCGGTCAAGGCCGTGGACGGGGTCTCCTTCGACCTCTACCAGGGCGAGACCCTCGGCATCGTGGGCGAGTCCGGCTGTGGCAAGTCCACCGTCGCCAAGCTCCTGATGAACCTGGAGCGCGCCACCGCGGGCGAGGTCTTCTACAAGGGCCAGGACATCACCAAGCTGTCCGGGCGCGCCCTGAAGGCCGTCCGCCGCAACATCCAGATGGTGTTCCAGGACCCGTACACCTCGCTCAACCCGCGTATGACGGTCGGCGACATCATCGGCGAGACCTTCGACATCCACCCCGAGGTGGCCCCGAAGGGCGACCGGCGCCGCAAGGTGCAGGAGCTGCTCGACGTCGTCGGTCTGAACCCGGAGTACATCAACCGGTACCCGCACCAGTTCTCCGGCGGTCAGCGCCAGCGCATCGGCATCGCCCGAGGCCTCGCGCTCAACCCGGAGATCATCATCTGCGACGAGCCGGTGTCGGCCCTGGACGTGTCCGTCCAGGCGCAGGTCATCAACCTGATGGGGAAGCTGCAGGAGGAGTTCAACCTCTCCTACCTCTTCATCGCGCACGACCTGTCGATCGTCCGGCACATCTCGGACCGCGTCGGCGTCATGTACCTCGGCAAGATGGCCGAGATCGGTACGGACGAGCAGATCTACGAGCACCCGACGCACCCGTACACCCAGGCGCTGCTGTCCGCGGTGCCGGTGCCGGACCCGGAGGCCCGCGCGCACCGCGAGCGGATCATCCTCACCGGTGACGTCCCCTCGCCGGCGAACCCGCCGTCGGGCTGCAGCTTCCGCACCCGCTGCTGGAAGGCGCAGGAGCGCTGCTCGCAGGAGACGCCGCTGCTCGCGATCCCGGAGCGCTTCCAGGGTCAGGAGACCCCGGCCGCGCACCTCTCGGCGTGCCACTTCGCCGAGGAGAAGCAGGTCGTCCCGGTGCACTGACGCACCGACCCGCAGTGACCGAAAGGCCCCCGCCACCCGCAAGGGTGACCGGGGGCCTTTCGCATGGCCGACGGGACCCTCACCCCGCCCCCGGGACGCCCTCCCTCCGGGAAGCGCCCCCCCGGGACGTCCCACGGGACACCCCTACCGCCGTCCCGTTCCCGTCCCGCGTCCCCCGCACCGTCCCGTGCGCCCGACGGGATGTCACCCCTCGTCCGCGCCCCCGCCTCGGCCGTCGTGTCCGCCCCGCCCCGCCGGCCCCTCCCGCGGGACGGTCGCGGTCCGCCGGGACGGCCGGGACGGCGGGCGGGACTGGCAGCGTGTGCCGAGCCGCAGCCCGCCGGGCCGCCGCCCTCGACCACGAGGAGCGCGGCCCACCGGGCCGCCGCTGCCCGTCACTTCAGGACAAGGGATCGCCGTGAACGCATTCACCCGCAAGCTCGCCACCGTCGGTTCGGCCCTCGCACTGGCCGGGTCGAGCCTCCTGCTCGCCTCCTCGCCGGCCTCGGCCGCGACGTCCTGCTACTCGACCAGCTGCTACGGGCTCGACCCGGCGACCTCGATCTGCCAGAACGACGCGAGGACCGTCCTCACCAGCGAGACCGGCGTCGAGCTGCGCTACAGCCCCACCTGTCGTGCCGCCTGGGCACGCAAGCAGAACGCGGTCGCGGGGCACTACTACCAGGTCGAGAACGAGCGCCGTGAGATGCAGAGCATTCAGCCCGGCGGCTCGGGCGGCACCGTCTGGACCCGGATGGTCGACGACAAGGACATCATGGCGTACGCCTGCGACCGTCGCTCCGACTACACCATGGCCTCCTGGACCCTCTGGTGGTGACCCGTCCCGCGCCCTCCCGCGCCCTCCCGCAGGGCCGTCGTCCCCGGCCGACGCCCGCAGGGGTCCGCGCGGCGACCCGGTACGAGTTCCCCCAAGGAGACCTTCCCGTGAACGCACTCAGCCGCAAGCTCGCCACCGCCGGCTCGGCCCTCGCGATGGCCGCGTCGAGCCTCCTCCTCGCCTCCTCGCCGGCCTCGGCAGCGACGTCCTGCTACGCGTCCACCTGCTCGGGCCTGGACCCGGCCACGACGATCTGCCAGAACGACGCGACCACTGTCAGGGACAACTACTTCCCCGGAGTGGAGCTGCGCTACAGCCCCACCTGCCGTGCCGCCTGGGCGCGTTACTCCCGGGGCGCGGAGTTCTCCTTCACCGTGTCCGTCGAGCGCCGGGACTCGACCGCGAAGTACACGACGCCCTACTACGGCAACGGGGCCACCGTCTGGACGCAGATGATCAACGACGCGAACCTCCAGGCGCGGGCCTGCGGTCGCCTCCCCAGCAACGAATGGGGCTGCTCCGACTGGTACTAGGACCTGTCGTCGAACTCCCGCCAGGCCCTGGGGCCTGTCGTCACACTCCCGCCTGCCCCGCGACGCCTGGCACGCGCTCTCGCCGCACCGGGCGAAAGCCCGAGTACGTCCAGTACGAGGGCTTCCGCCCGGCACGCCGAGAGCACGCACCAGACGCCGCGGGGCCGCCCTTCGGGCGACGACGGGAGTTTGACGACAGGCCCTGGGCCGAGCCCCCACACACGAGAGGCACCCGCGTGAACACACTCACCCGCAAGCTCGCCACCGCCGGCTCGGCTCTCGCACTCGCCGCGTCCGGACTGCTCCTCGCCTCCTCCCCGGCGTCCGCCGCGACGTCCTGCTACGGGTCCGACTGCACCGGCAAGGACCCGAGCACGACCGTCTGCCAGAACGACGCCCGCACCGTCGCCACCACCGGCCTCGGCGTCGAGCTGCGCTACAGCCCCACCTGCCGGGCCGCCTGGGCGCGCACCGGCGCCGACACCGCGATGACGATCTGGGTGGAGAGCAACACCGGCCTGAGCCAGTCCGCTTACCACTCCGGCAACGGCACCGTGTGGACCGCGATGATCGACGACAAGGGGATCATCGCCCGGTCCTGCGGCTACGTCATGGGATTCGGGCAGCAGTGCTCGTCGTGGTACTAGAAGGAGTCCCCCAGTGAACCCGCTCACCCGCAAGCTCGCGACAGTCGGTTCGGCGCTCGCGCTCACCGCTTCCGGACTGCTCTTCGCGTCCGCCCCCGCCTCGGCGGCCACCACCTGCTACGCGGCCTCCTGCGAGGGTCTCGACCCGGCCGCCACGATCTGCCAGAACGACGCCCGCACGGTGCTGACCGCCGACTGGGGCGTGGAACTCCGCTACAGCCCTACCTGCCGCGCCGCCTGGGCCCGTAAGTCCTCCGGCGCCTCCGCCGACACCGTGATCAGTGTCCACAACTCCCAGGGCGTGTCCCGGAGCGCCTACTACGGCGGTTACGGAACCGTCTACACGGCCATGGTCAACGACAAGGACATCTACGCCAAGGCGTGCGAGACGCGCGCCCTGGAGACCCTCCAGACCCACTGCACCGGCAGTTACTGAGCGGAGGACCACACCCTCATGAGCCCGGAAACCGTACCGAACCCCCGCCGCCGCGCCTTCCTCACCGGCGGGCTCGCGCTCGGCGCCGCGGCCGTGCTGCCCCTGTGGGCGCCCGGCCGGGCCCACGCCGCGGGCGTGCCGGCCATCGCGGACACCACCGCGTGGGGCGCCCGCCCGGCGAGCAGCCCCGTGCGGGTCCTCCCGACCCCGCCGCAGAAGATCATCGTGCACCACACGGCCACGGCCAACGTGACCGACTACTCGCAGTCCCAGGCGTTCCAGCTCGCCCGCTCCATGCAGAACTGGGCGATGGACGACCGTCAGTGGAGCGACACCGGCCAGCACTTCACCGTCTCCCGGGGCGCCTACGTCATGGAGGGCCGGCACAGCAGCCTGGCCGCGCTCCAGGGCGGCACCCAGACCGTGGAGTCGGCGCACTGCGTCGGACAGAACACCGTCGCCATCGGTATCGAGAACGAGGGCACCTACACGACCGTCGACCCGCGGAGCGAGCAGTACGCGACGCTGGTCGAGCTGTGCGCGCACATCTGCCGCCAGTACGGGCTGCGCGCCTACCAGATCTACGGGCACCGGGACTTCAACGCCACCCAGTGCCCCGGCGACCGCCTGTACGCGATGCTCCCGCAGCTGCGCCAGGCCGTGGCCGCCCGCATCGGCGGGGACCCGACGGCGCCCGTCTGGCCGCTGCTGCACAACGGCGACGCGGGCGACCGGGTCCGCGCGCTCCAGCACCTGCTCGTCCGGCGCGGTGCCACCATCACCGTGGACGGCAGCTTCGGGCCGGGCACCGAGAAGGCCGTACGGGACTTCCAGACGCTCATGACGGCGACCTCCGACGGCTACGCCGGCAACCAGACCTGGCACCAACTCGTCGTGCCCGTACGGCAGGGCGACTCCGGCGAGGCCGTCAAGGCTGTCCAGGTGCTGCTGACGGCCAAGGGCATCCCGACCGACCCGGACGGCGCCTTCGGCCCCGGCACCCAGGCCTCGGTCACCACCTTCCAGAACGGCGCCGGGCTGCCCGCGGACGGCCTGGCCGACGCGCGCACCTTCAGCCGCCTCCTCGCCTGACCTCCAGGCCCCCGCCCCACCTCCACCCCACAAGGAGAAGCACTCCGCCATGTCGCCGACCACCCGGTCGCTCCGCCCCGTCCTCGGGGCGGCCCCCCTCGCGGCCCTCGCGGCCCTCGCCGCACTGCTCGTGCTCATCGGCCTGGGCACGCCCGCGCACGCCTTCTCGGGCGCGTTCGTCCCCACCCAGAGCAAGGGCAACCGGGGCTCGGACGTCGCCGCCCTGCAGTACCTGCTCAACGGGCAGGGCGCGCAGCTCACCGCCGACGGCGTCTTCGGCGCCGGCACCGACACCGCCGTCCGTTCCTTCCAGTCCTCCCACGGCCTCGGCTCCGACGGCATCGTCGGCCCCAACACCTGGCGGGCGCTGACACCGACCGTCCGGGAGGGCAGCCAGGGCGAGGCCGTGAAGGCCGTCCAGCACCTGCTGAACGCCAAGCGCGGCGCGGGCCTCACCGTCGACGGTGCCTTCGGCGCCGGTACCGCCTCGGCCGTCCGTACCTTCCAGAGCCACGCCGGCCTCGGCGCGGACGGCGTCGTCGGCCCGGACACCTGGACCAACCTGCTCTGGCACTACGAGTACGCCGACTACAACGCCGGCACCCTCTGCAACCAGAGCCCGGACGGCAACACCTCCGCCGACTGGGGCACCGGTGCCGCCATCGGCCAGCTGGAGGCCGGCGCCCGCACCTTCGCCGCCCTCGGCCGGGGCAAGCTCCCCGTCGGCGACATCGCCTTCGAGCACGGCGGCTCCATCTACGGCCACGCCACCCACCAGGTGGGCATGGACGTCGACTTCTGGCCCGTGCGCACCGACTCGGCGCAGTGCACCGGCTCCCGCATCACCTGGGAGTCCGCCGCCTACGACCGGGGCGCCACCCGCGAGCTGGTCAAGGCCCTGCGCGCGGCGGCGCCCGGCCACGTGAAGCTCGTCTTCTTCAACGATCCGCAGCTGATCGCGGAGGGGCTGACCGTCCAGTACCCCAACCACGACAACCACCTCCACATCCGCTACTGCGAGCCGGTCCACCCGGACGCGAACTACCAGTGCTGACCAGAGAGTTCGAGGATTCACCCATGACACTCGCGAGAAGACTGCCCGGTCTCGCCGCCGCGCTGCTCGCCGCCCTCGTCGCCGCCCTGGTGGCCGGAGTGCTCCAGGCCGCCCCCGCCTTCGCCGCCGACTGGCCGCTGGTCAAGAACGGCAACTCCGGCGTCCAGGTGACCACCGTCCAGCACCTGCTGACCGCCCGCGGCTACGCCACCACCGCCGACGGCGCGTTCGGTGACGGCACCGAGGCCAAGGTCCGCAGCTTCCAGAACGCCAGCGGCCTGTCCGCCGACGGCGTCGTCGGCGCGGACACCTGGTCCCGACTGGTCGTCACCGTCCGCAAGGGCGACAACAACGCCGGGGTGAAGGCCGCCCAGACGCAGCTCAACCGGTACGGGGCGGGGCTCGCCGTCGACGGCGCGTTCGGTGACGGCACCGACTCCAAGGTCCGCTCCTTCCAGTCCTCCCACGGCCTCGACGCGGACGGCATCGTCGGCCCGGACACCTGGCGCGCCCTGGTCACCGGCTCCTCCGGCGGCAGCGGCGGCAACAGCGGCCTGCTGACCCACTCCCAGGCGACTGTCAAGTTCTCCGCGGCCGGCATCAGCTGGAGCTCCTCGGGCGGCTGCTCCGACCGCAACAGCACCGCCTGCACGTCCTTCGACGGACTGCGAGTGGCCTCCGCCGACGGCGCCGTCACCCTGCGCGGGGCGAGCGGCTGCCAGATGACCATCACCGGTGGTACGGAGACGGGCCACGCCAGCGGCACCTACAGCCACTGGAACGGCTACAAGCTGGACTTCGCGATGACCAGCTGCCTCACCAACTACGTGACGGGCACCTTCCCCTACTCGGGCAAGCGCGGTGACGGCGCCTCCCTCTACACCGCTCCTTCGGGCAACGTCTACGCCAACGAGGGCAGCCACTGGGACGTGACCTTCCTCAACTGATCCACCGGCCGGACGGCGCCCGACCGGTATCCGATCAGGCCGGGCGCCGCGCCGATCAAGCCACTCCTGAAATGCCGTATCGGCGCGGTACTCTCCCCGTTCATGCAGCTGTTCGATCAGCAGAACGGGGAGAGTTCGCGTGTTCGATGAGGGGGGATACGGCTCCGGGGCATCGGGCGGGGCCCATGACCGGCTGGCCGCCCGGATGCGCGCCATGAAGGAGAGATCCGGGCTCAGTTACGGCAGGCTGGCCGACCGGACCCACTACAGCCGCTCCTCCTGGGAGCGGTTCCTCAACGGCAAGCAGGTGCCGAGCAGGGTCGCCGTCGAGCAGCTCGCGGCGGCGGCGGGGGAGGAGAAGGAGCCGCTGATCGCGCTCCTCGACGAGGTCCTCGCGAGCGAACGCGCCGCGGCCCTCGCCGACGGCCCGGGGTCCGCGCAGACGGCCGGCCCGCAGACGGCCGGACGCGCGCAGACGGCCGGGCCCGCGCCGAAGGCGGCGCCCGCGCAGAGCGCCGCACCGGCTCCGGCCGCCGCGGTCGCCACCAGTACGACCACCACCACCGAGGCCGCCGCCCCGGCCCCCGTACCCACCGCCCCGGACCCCGCCGAGCCGCGGCCCTCCCGGTGGGCGGCCCTGAAGGCGACCCTGCGGGCGAAGCGGCCGGCCGTACCGCCGGAGCCCGGTCCCTGGCGCCGCAGGGCGGCCGCGTGGCTGCCCGCCGCGCGGGCCCTCGGCTATGTGACCCTCGGGGCCCTCCTCGGCGCCGTGATCAGCGTCCTCGTCCTCGCCCCCGGGAACGACCCGGTCGGGACGGCCGCCGGGCCCTCCACGTCCGCCACCGCCGACGGGAAGAAGGGCGCCAAGAGCGTCCCGGCCGCCGGGACCATCAAGGTCGGCTGTTCGAGTGACACCTGCCTGCGCAGGGAGCCGCAGGCCATGGACTGTCAGTGGGACGCCACCACCGTGCGGCAGACCTGGCTGCGCGGCATGCAGATCGAGCTGCGCTACAGCGCCGCCTGCCAGGCCGTGTGGGGCCGCATCGAGGGCGGGACCATCGGTGACTCCGT contains:
- a CDS encoding ABC transporter ATP-binding protein — protein: MADLSKNDEAVAAVEAPAGRGEPILQVRGLKKHFPLTQGILFKKQVGAVKAVDGVSFDLYQGETLGIVGESGCGKSTVAKLLMNLERATAGEVFYKGQDITKLSGRALKAVRRNIQMVFQDPYTSLNPRMTVGDIIGETFDIHPEVAPKGDRRRKVQELLDVVGLNPEYINRYPHQFSGGQRQRIGIARGLALNPEIIICDEPVSALDVSVQAQVINLMGKLQEEFNLSYLFIAHDLSIVRHISDRVGVMYLGKMAEIGTDEQIYEHPTHPYTQALLSAVPVPDPEARAHRERIILTGDVPSPANPPSGCSFRTRCWKAQERCSQETPLLAIPERFQGQETPAAHLSACHFAEEKQVVPVH
- a CDS encoding DUF2690 domain-containing protein; the protein is MNAFTRKLATVGSALALAGSSLLLASSPASAATSCYSTSCYGLDPATSICQNDARTVLTSETGVELRYSPTCRAAWARKQNAVAGHYYQVENERREMQSIQPGGSGGTVWTRMVDDKDIMAYACDRRSDYTMASWTLWW
- a CDS encoding DUF2690 domain-containing protein, with the translated sequence MNALSRKLATAGSALAMAASSLLLASSPASAATSCYASTCSGLDPATTICQNDATTVRDNYFPGVELRYSPTCRAAWARYSRGAEFSFTVSVERRDSTAKYTTPYYGNGATVWTQMINDANLQARACGRLPSNEWGCSDWY
- a CDS encoding DUF2690 domain-containing protein, with protein sequence MNTLTRKLATAGSALALAASGLLLASSPASAATSCYGSDCTGKDPSTTVCQNDARTVATTGLGVELRYSPTCRAAWARTGADTAMTIWVESNTGLSQSAYHSGNGTVWTAMIDDKGIIARSCGYVMGFGQQCSSWY
- a CDS encoding DUF2690 domain-containing protein, which produces MNPLTRKLATVGSALALTASGLLFASAPASAATTCYAASCEGLDPAATICQNDARTVLTADWGVELRYSPTCRAAWARKSSGASADTVISVHNSQGVSRSAYYGGYGTVYTAMVNDKDIYAKACETRALETLQTHCTGSY
- a CDS encoding peptidoglycan recognition protein family protein translates to MSPETVPNPRRRAFLTGGLALGAAAVLPLWAPGRAHAAGVPAIADTTAWGARPASSPVRVLPTPPQKIIVHHTATANVTDYSQSQAFQLARSMQNWAMDDRQWSDTGQHFTVSRGAYVMEGRHSSLAALQGGTQTVESAHCVGQNTVAIGIENEGTYTTVDPRSEQYATLVELCAHICRQYGLRAYQIYGHRDFNATQCPGDRLYAMLPQLRQAVAARIGGDPTAPVWPLLHNGDAGDRVRALQHLLVRRGATITVDGSFGPGTEKAVRDFQTLMTATSDGYAGNQTWHQLVVPVRQGDSGEAVKAVQVLLTAKGIPTDPDGAFGPGTQASVTTFQNGAGLPADGLADARTFSRLLA
- a CDS encoding penicillin-insensitive murein endopeptidase; its protein translation is MSPTTRSLRPVLGAAPLAALAALAALLVLIGLGTPAHAFSGAFVPTQSKGNRGSDVAALQYLLNGQGAQLTADGVFGAGTDTAVRSFQSSHGLGSDGIVGPNTWRALTPTVREGSQGEAVKAVQHLLNAKRGAGLTVDGAFGAGTASAVRTFQSHAGLGADGVVGPDTWTNLLWHYEYADYNAGTLCNQSPDGNTSADWGTGAAIGQLEAGARTFAALGRGKLPVGDIAFEHGGSIYGHATHQVGMDVDFWPVRTDSAQCTGSRITWESAAYDRGATRELVKALRAAAPGHVKLVFFNDPQLIAEGLTVQYPNHDNHLHIRYCEPVHPDANYQC
- a CDS encoding peptidoglycan-binding domain-containing protein — translated: MKAAQTQLNRYGAGLAVDGAFGDGTDSKVRSFQSSHGLDADGIVGPDTWRALVTGSSGGSGGNSGLLTHSQATVKFSAAGISWSSSGGCSDRNSTACTSFDGLRVASADGAVTLRGASGCQMTITGGTETGHASGTYSHWNGYKLDFAMTSCLTNYVTGTFPYSGKRGDGASLYTAPSGNVYANEGSHWDVTFLN
- a CDS encoding helix-turn-helix domain-containing protein, whose amino-acid sequence is MFDEGGYGSGASGGAHDRLAARMRAMKERSGLSYGRLADRTHYSRSSWERFLNGKQVPSRVAVEQLAAAAGEEKEPLIALLDEVLASERAAALADGPGSAQTAGPQTAGRAQTAGPAPKAAPAQSAAPAPAAAVATSTTTTTEAAAPAPVPTAPDPAEPRPSRWAALKATLRAKRPAVPPEPGPWRRRAAAWLPAARALGYVTLGALLGAVISVLVLAPGNDPVGTAAGPSTSATADGKKGAKSVPAAGTIKVGCSSDTCLRREPQAMDCQWDATTVRQTWLRGMQIELRYSAACQAVWGRIEGGTIGDSVTIKDKGGHELSSEIRVERDTYTRMLAVAADRPWQEVTICGKIPRFHEQECSPVGAVQP